A window of the Anoplopoma fimbria isolate UVic2021 breed Golden Eagle Sablefish chromosome 17, Afim_UVic_2022, whole genome shotgun sequence genome harbors these coding sequences:
- the tead3b gene encoding TEA domain family member 3 b isoform X3 yields the protein MYGRNELIARYIKLRTGKTRTRKQVSSHIQVLARKKVREYQAGIKVSSHLQVLARRKSREIQSKLKAMNLDQASKDKALQNMAALSSAQIVSPSMIKNHLPPLPPAHYQPPRFWPSIPGQPGPSQELVLDLNPGRTPGLGRTSHAIKPFAQPPYQSLSGPIPQSIPSYEPLAPPPPPSATAVPVWQDRTIASSKLRMLEYSAFMEVQRDPDNYSKHLFVHIGQTNPSYSDPLLEAVDIRQIYDKFPEKKGGLKELYEKGPQNAFFLVKFWADLNSSGMQDGPGSFYGVSSQYSSLENMTITVSTKVCSFGKQVVEKVETEYARLEGGRCVYRIHRSPMCEYMINFIHKLKHLPEKYMMNSVLENFTILQVVTNRDTQETLLCIAFVFEVSTSEHGAQYHVYRLVKD from the exons GTCGCAATGAATTGATAGCAAGGTACATCAAGCTGCGGACGGGCAAAACCCGCACAAGAAAACAG GTTTCTAGTCACATACAGGTGTTAGCACGGAAGAAAGTTCGTGAATACCAGGCGGGTATAAAG GTTTCTAGCCACTTGCAGGTTCTCGCCCGGAGAAAATCTCGCGAGATCCAGTCAAAGCTAAAG GCGATGAATTTG GATCAGGCCTCTAAGGACAAAGCCCTGCAGAACATGGCAGCGCTGTCGTCTGCACAGATCGTCTCCCCGAGTATGATAAAGAATCACCTTCCACCACTGCCTCCTGCCCACTACCAACCACCCAGA TTCTGGCCTTCTATCCCAGGACAGCCTGGACCCTCTCAGGA GCTGGTCCTAGATCTCAACCCGGGAAGGACTCCTGGGCTTGGCCGCACCAGCCATGC CATCAAACCTTTTGCACAGCCCCCGTACCAGAGCCTATCAGGTCCTATACCACAATCCATACCAA GTTATGAGCCCTTggcacctccacctcctccatctgctACTGCTGTGCCGGTGTGGCAGGACCGGACCATCGCCTCCTCTAAGCTGCGGATGCTGGAGTACTCAGCCTTCATGGAGGTCCAGAGAGACCCAGACAAC TACAGCAAACACCTGTTTGTCCACATTGGACAGACCAACCCCTCGTACAGCGACCCGCTCCTCGAGGCCGTGGACATCCGGCAGATCTACGACAAGTTCCCTGAGAAGAAGGGCGGGCTCAAAGAGCTTTATGAGAAAGGCCCTCAGAATGCTTTCTTCCTCGTTAAATTCTGG GCCGACCTGAACAGCAGCGGCATGCAGGACGGCCCTGGTTCTTTCTACGGCGTCAGCAGCCAATACAGCAGCCTCGAGAACATGACGATCACTGTTTCAACCAAAGTCTGCTCGTTTGGCAAGCAGGTTGTAGAGAAAGTAGAG acaGAATATGCCCGCCTGGAGGGAGGAAGGTGTGTTTACAGGATCCACCGCTCTCCTATGTGCGAGTACATGATCAACTTTATCCACAAACTCAAACACTTGCCTGAAAAATACATGATGAACAGTGTTCTTGAAAACTTCACTATCCTACAG